From one Triticum urartu cultivar G1812 chromosome 3, Tu2.1, whole genome shotgun sequence genomic stretch:
- the LOC125543464 gene encoding glutaredoxin domain-containing cysteine-rich protein CG12206-like, whose protein sequence is MGCSGSKEVAVAEVAYRPPATSVSLFDISAVEEPWLIAKQNAAAANGDVEADQSDDEYEDDDEEEEEEEEQDAKKPTAGVALPILDKLDGYELAPASWSEVSKALEDIKPTLDSKQTAEPKPAPKKKKKKKKQPAEVQAQPAAPPPTQKEQTSQTPSVGGTVEAAKKDPPPVRPYAHVAEDSDTKKPPPPELTGRRVVKENPFLLRDREAKNADGTAAAPKWRRRDPFEGYPERRPPGASGGGVVLYTTTLRGVRRTFEDCERARAAVETCAEAAGLTVDERDVALHGEYLRELRELLAADEEQGAGVSPPPRLFVMGRYLGGAEACAELVESGKLAEMLRWARARGEACAAKDGRGCEGCGGARFVPCLECGGGCKVVVGGTGGVVERCGRCNENGLMMCPICH, encoded by the coding sequence ATGGGTTGCTCGGGCTCCAAGGAAGTGGCGGTGGCCGAGGTCGCCTACCGCCCTCCGGCCACCAGCGTCTCCCTGTTCGACATCAGCGCCGTCGAGGAGCCGTGGCTCATCGCCAAGCagaacgccgccgccgccaacggCGACGTCGAGGCAGACCAGAGTGATGACGAATACGAAGAcgacgatgaagaggaagaggaggaggaagagcagGACGCCAAGAAGCCCACCGCCGGCGTGGCGCTCCCTATCCTCGACAAGCTCGACGGCTACGAGCTCGCGCCGGCGTCGTGGTCCGAGGTGAGCAAGGCCCTTGAAGACATCAAGCCTACGCTCGACTCCAAGCAAACGGCGGAACCCAAGCCTGCCcccaagaagaaaaagaagaagaagaagcagccaGCTGAGGTACAGGCCCAGCCGGCGGCGCCGCCGCCAACGCAGAAGGAGCAGACGTCCCAGACGCCGTCTGTTGGCGGCACGGTCGAAGCTGCCAAGAAGGACCCGCCGCCGGTGAGGCCGTACGCGCATGTCGCTGAGGATTCTGACACGAAGAAGCCCCCGCCGCCGGAGCTCACAGGGCGGCGCGTCGTGAAAGAAAACCCCTTCCTGCTGCGGGACCGCGAGGCCAAGAACGCGGACGGGACCGCCGCCGCGCCCAAGTGGCGCCGGAGGGACCCGTTTGAGGGGTATCCGGAGCGACGCCCCCCGGGCGCgagcggcggcggggtggtgctGTACACGACGACGCTCCGCGGCGTGCGGCGCACGTTCGAGGACTGCGAGCGCGCGCGAGCGGCGGTCGAGACGTGCGCGGAGGCGGCGGGCCTGACCGTGGACGAGCGCGACGTGGCGCTGCATGGGGAGTACCTGCGCGAGCTCCGGGAGCTGCTGGCGGCCGACGAGGAGCAGGGCGCCGGCGTCTCGCCGCCGCCGAGGCTGTTCGTGATGGGGCGGTACCTGGGCGGCGCGGAGGCGTGCGCGGAGCTGGTGGAGAGTGGGAAGCTGGCGGAGATGCTGCGCTGGGCCAGGGCGCGCGGGGAGGCGTGCGCGGCCAAGGACGGCCGCGGCTGCGAGGGGTGCGGCGGGGCGCGGTTCGTGCCGTGCCTGGAGTGCGGCGGCGGGTGCAAGGTGGTGGTCGGCGGCACCGGCGGCGTGGTCGAGAGGTGCGGCAGGTGCAACGAGAACGGCTTGATGATGTGCCCCATCTGCCACTGA